The genome window TTATTCAACTAACCTCCGTTGCTCACATCATTCTTCTTAAGAGTGATTATTTATTTTTTTTAGTAATAGGGCCATATTGGCAGGAGCTTTTTAGCAGGGTGCAGAAGTTTAATTCAATGTACTTGTAGTTTATTATGATAATGAATAATTATTGAAATTATCTAATAGTATTAGACGTACAAAATAGCTTTTTCTTTCAACTTCTTGTGTAACCAAATCCATTTTTGATATCAAAATCTAATTATGAAGGAGACTAAAATTATGGAAATTTCTAAAGGAGTAGAAATGCTCCATCTTGAATTTCATGGGAATATTTTTCATCCAACTCTTTTATGGGATCAAGAAATGGCTGTTTTAATAGACACTGGGTTCCCTGGACAACTTGAAGATTTACGTGTGGCAATGGAAAAGGCAGGAGTGTCGTTCGACAAACTAAAAGTTATCATTTTGACACATCAGGATATAGATCATATAGGTAGTCTTCCTGACATATTACAAGAATGTGGAAGTAATATTAAAGTATATGCTCACGATTTGGATAAGCCTTATATTCAAGGGGATTTAACTCTTTTGAAAGATGGGCACTTAGAGAACCCTCCAAAGGGCAAAGTGGATGATACCTTGAAAGATGGTCAAGAATTGCCGTATTGCGGTGGAATTCGTATTATCCATACGCCAGGGCATACTCCTGGCCATATCAGCTTATATTTGAAACAAAGTAAAACGCTGATTGCTGGGGATTCGATGTACAGTGTCAACGGCATAATTGAGGGAATTCATGTCCCGACAGTACTGGATATAAAAGAAGCTCAGCTTTCTTTGAAGAAATACTTAGACCTCGACATTGAATCTGTGATTTGTTACCACGGAGGATTAAGTAAGGAAAATATTAATGAGCAGCTTCAAGAAGTAATTTCATATTAAATTCTAGAGCTTTCTTCAGCTATCGACAGCTTTAGTTAAATAGTCTATAAAAAGGCCACTCTGTAATGGGTGGTCTTAATTTGTTAAACAAGCATTTTTGTACATATTTATTTCAACGTTTATGGGGCATCTTTTTGTAATTGTCCAAATAAGTTAAATGCTGAATACAAGTTGATCTGGTTGCAATGTGTTATAGCCTAATTTAAAGTAATCTTGTTTTTGTCTTTTTTTCCATTATCGTGGAGGTCAGAGAGAGATATTGATAGAGAATCTTTGTGGTTTACTCAGATAACAAATCAATTACAGGAAACAAGTATTGGTATTGTGTGTATAACACAAGAAAATAAAAATAATCCTTGGATTTTATTTGAATCTGGTGCTTTAGCAAAAGGAGTATCGTCAAGTAGGATATGTACATTTCTAATTGATTTAGACTAGTGATATTAGAGATCCATTAGCACTAGTTGATATTTACAAATCACTTAGTATCTATAGAAGAAGTGAAGTAATACGGGAAGTCATATCCAACTGGGGATGGCTTTTTATTATGTCTTGAGATGTTGAGTATGAGGTAATTAAAAGGGTCACCCGGAGGA of Lysinibacillus agricola contains these proteins:
- a CDS encoding MBL fold metallo-hydrolase, with protein sequence MEISKGVEMLHLEFHGNIFHPTLLWDQEMAVLIDTGFPGQLEDLRVAMEKAGVSFDKLKVIILTHQDIDHIGSLPDILQECGSNIKVYAHDLDKPYIQGDLTLLKDGHLENPPKGKVDDTLKDGQELPYCGGIRIIHTPGHTPGHISLYLKQSKTLIAGDSMYSVNGIIEGIHVPTVLDIKEAQLSLKKYLDLDIESVICYHGGLSKENINEQLQEVISY